In the Pseudochaenichthys georgianus chromosome 1, fPseGeo1.2, whole genome shotgun sequence genome, one interval contains:
- the LOC117453420 gene encoding uncharacterized protein has protein sequence MATDRATWRNLVREGAALYNDDLCHAAQDKRRLRKERATTKQVQPKPSTTTFPCPHCTRVIGSRIGLYAHLKTHKDQEGGQSYSTTRTSSNSIKTDEVRHSATSKLHLKDQDFQDQNLNRSFSCPRPPDVAASQMELSASQNPLVTLNAPGGNLNISATPFTFYGKTCTWLHVKIGDKVEVCFKNDPSEDDIDCVVSSDGVASTKLTYDIDNGIVILKFFNVLSNVTCGPQEFCQADNTCAIPPVVCTVTGSTVIGFHGAVHSVQDRCAYSLMQPEGSASFNLTAAFRERRRTDVPLLDHLILSLPGVTMYLERGGRVRALVLNSTAQLMHGVELSKDQTGVTAKLPSSNMTFFFDGNSAHVAGLPEAVEGLCGRPSNSSWTTTLTAEKSSFSLPGCEIQSQDSVESTINCTRSTDHCNLMRQPPFSACHEHTDPEPYISACTLTLCIYPSVDGVDCHFLEAYAKACSLKINVTLEDWRSTSGCCKILYFHSRTCSDHEFCGEEFGSTRCFCRALFASKYNATKSLGDPTVCRQDSASVVLAGCLLDDKGIDFSTLHLKDPSCKGHMDPQSHLVTFSFNSSAPCGMEVMKNNSQIFYENSIMSSNSSSGGVITRSNQFQIDFSCKYTQPEVGSESFRIKDGSVVQQLVSGQWNYTLTMSSFIDAGLLQPVGPNTEILLNQTVWLQLEAVGLDANMVAMVTDSCWATNQASPDSSLRYDLIINGCPAEDTVQMQGNGQGTCSVFSFSMFQFSGASSEVYLHCKLELCPTQGQSCTPSCGGAARRRRRSAKYADGNAALITMGWRN, from the exons ATGGCAACAGACAGGGCGACCTGGAGAAACCTTGTCCGTGAGGGTGCTGCACTATATAATGATGACCTCTGCCATGCTGCACAAGACAAGCgcagactcaggaaggagagagCAACCACCAAACAGGTCCAACCCAAACCTTCCACCACTACATTCCCCTGTCCACACTGCACAAGAGTAATCGGGTCCAGAATCGGCCTCTATGCCCACCTGAAGACCCACAAGGACCAAGAAGGAGGACAGTCATACTCGACTACGA GGACGAGCAGCAACAGTATAAAAACAGACGAGGTGAGACACAGCGCCACATCTAAGCTGCACCTGAAGGACCAGGACttccaggaccagaacctcaatAGAAGCTTCAGCTGCCCCAGACCTCCAGACG TCGCTGCCAGCCAGATGGAGCTCTCTGCCTCTCAGAATCCCCTTGTCACTCTGAATGCTCCTGGTGGAAACCTCAACATCAGCGCCACTCCCTTCACTTTCTATGGAAAAACCTGCACATGGTTACAC gTGAAGATCGGCGATAAGGTTGAAGTTTGTTTCAAAAATGACCCATCTGAGGACGACATTGACTGTGTGGTGAGCAGCGACGGGGTGGCTTCAACCAAACTGACGTACGATATAGACAATGGAATAGTTATTCTCAAGTTCTTCAATG TCCTCTCTAATGTCACATGTGGGCCCCAGGAGTTTTGCCAAGCGGACAACAC GTGCGCTATTCCTCCGGTGGTGTGCACGGTGACGGGCTCCACGGTGATCGGTTTCCACGGAGCAGTGCACTCTGTCCAGGATCGCTGTGCCTACAGTCTGATGCAGCCTGAAGGCAGCGCCAGCTTCAACCTCACGGCCGCCTTCAGGGAGCGCCGGCGTACAGATGTTCCTCTTCTGGACCACCTGATCCTGTCGCTGCCAGGCGTGACCATGTATCTGGAGCGAGGAGGAAGAGTTCGG GCCCTGGTGCTCAACAGCACAGCTCAGCTGATGCACGGCGTGGAGCTCTCCAAGGACCAGACTGGAGTCACTGCTAAGCTCCCGTCCTCCAACATGACTTTCTTCTTCGATGGCAACAGCGCACATGTGGCAG GACTTCCTGAAGCTGTAGAGGGTTTGTGTGGCCGCCCCTCCAACTCCAGCTGGACCACCACCCTGACTGCCGAGAAGTCCTCGTTCAGCCTCCCTGG CTGTGAGATTCAATCCCAGGACTCAGTCGAGAGCACCATCAACTGCACTCGCTCCACCGACCA CTGTAATCTCATGAGGCAGCCTCCCTTCTCCGCCTGTCACGAGCACACCGACCCAGAGCCGTACATCAGCGCCTGCACACTCACACTGTGCATTTACCCGTCAGTGGATGGGGTCGACTGCCACTTTTTGGAGGCTTACGCCAAGGCCTGCAGCCTGAAAATCAACGTGACCCTGGAGGACTGGAGGTCGACTTCTGGCTGCTGTAAGATTCTCTATTTCCATTCGAGGA CCTGCAGTGATCATGAGTTCTGTGGAGAGGAGTTTGGTTCGACCCGCTGCTTCTGCCGGGCTCTGTTCGCCTCCAAGTACAACGCCACCAAGTCTTTAG GCGATCCCACGGTCTGCAGGCAGGACTCGGCCTCTGTGGTTCTGGCTGGATGTCTGCTGGACGACAAAGGCATCGACTTCTCCACCTTACACCTCAAAGACCCCAGCTGCAAGGGCCACATGGACCCCCAGAGCCACCTGGTGACCTTCAGCTTCAACAGCAGCGCCCCCTGCGGGATGGAGGTCATG AAAAACAACAGCCAGATCTTCTACGAGAACTCCATCATGTCCTCGAACAGCTCATCAGGCGGAGTCATCACCCGCAGCAACCAGTTCCAGATCGACTTCTCCTGCAAGTACACACAGCCAGAGGTCGGGAGTGAGTCCTTCAGGATCAAAGACGG CTCTGTGGTGCAGCAGCTTGTATCTGGACAGTGGAACTACACTCTGACGATGAGCTCCTTCATCGACGCCGGCCTCCTGCAGCCGGTCGGCCCGAACACGGAGATCCTGCTGAACCAGACGGTCTGGCTGCAGCTGGAGGCGGTGGGGCTGGACGCCAACATGGTCGCCATGGTGACAGACTCTTGCTGGGCAACCAATCAGGCATCACCTGACAGTAGTCTGCGATACGACCTCATCATCAATGG ATGTCCTGCTGAGGATACGGTGCAGATGCAGGGAAACGGACAGGGAACGTGCAGCGTGTTCTCCTTCAGCATGTTTCAGTTCTCTGGAGCAAGCAGTGAAGTCTACCTGCACTGCAAACTGGAGCTGTGCCCCACACAGGGCCAGAGCTGCACTCCG